A single region of the Plutella xylostella chromosome 7, ilPluXylo3.1, whole genome shotgun sequence genome encodes:
- the LOC105382596 gene encoding polycomb group RING finger protein 3 produces MTMERRIKLKTLNSHITCKICRGYFIDATTVTECLHTFCKSCLVKHLEENNTCPTCTIVIHQSHPLQYISFDRTMQDIVYKLVPDLQDNELKRERDFYRARGLPCPKDAALAGDKAGGGDDAEQADNTDCHRKDEQVNVCLECISTSLRTLKRSFIRCSAQATITHLKKFVAKKVLNGMEKYREIDILCNDELLGKDHTLKFVFVTRWRFRDPPLRLQYRPKIDL; encoded by the exons CTTGCAAAATTTGCCGTGGATATTTCATAGACGCAACCACGGTCACAGAATGTCTACATACGT TCTGCAAAAGCTGTCTAGTTAAGCACTTGGAGGAGAACAACACATGCCCGACATGCACCATCGTGATCCACCAGTCCCACCCGCTGCAGTACATCAGCTTCGACCGCACCATGCAGGATATTGTCTACAAACTCGTGCCCGATCTACAGGATa ACGAACTGAAACGCGAGCGTGACTTCTACCGCGCGCGCGGGCTGCCCTGCCCGAAGGACGCGGCGCTGGCCGGCGACaaggcgggcggcggcgacgaCGCAGAACAGGCTGATAATACGGACTGCCATCGGAAGGATGAACAG GTGAACGTCTGCCTCGAGTGCATCTCCACGTCGCTACGGACGCTCAAGCGCAGCTTCATCCGCTGCTCGGCGCAGGCCACCATCACGCACCTCAAGAAGTTTGTCGCTAAAAAAGTGCTCAATGGAATGGAGAAGTATAGAGAG ATCGACATCCTGTGCAACGACGAGCTGCTGGGCAAGGACCACACGCTCAAGTTCGTGTTCGTGACGCGCTGGCGCTTCCGCGACCCGCCGCTGCGGCTGCAGTACCGGCCCAAGATCGACCTGTAG